The following are encoded in a window of Echeneis naucrates chromosome 19, fEcheNa1.1, whole genome shotgun sequence genomic DNA:
- the kif19 gene encoding kinesin-like protein KIF19: MKDTGESKDQQLTVALRIRPLSDAEQEESGTIVAHRVDDQMVVLMDPMEDPDDILRANRSREKTYMFDVAFDYSASQEEVYRATTKGLIEGLISGYNATVFAYGPTGCGKTYTMLGTDKEPGIYVRTLNDLFRAIEETSDDMLYSVSMSYLEIYNEMIRDLLNPSSGFLDLREDSKGVIQVAGITEVSTINAQEIMELLMKGNKQRTQEPTAANQTSSRSHAVLQVAVKQQSRCRDVLQEVRFARLFMIDLAGSERAAQTQNRGQRLKEGAHINRSLLALGNCINALSDKNGNKYVNYRDSKLTRLLKDSLGGNSRTVMIAHISPASVAFEESRNTLTYADRAKSIRTRVKKNLINVSYHIAQYTNIISDLRCEIQRLKKKIADQASRQVNSDRADIRHVQAEVQAHSSQQSRAEMDQLREQLLEAFRQQMEIRRSLMELENNNMEIQIDTSKHLLTIADWEQERSRRRRKWRAERRKESVNKDESEKDSDSPESPPDSTETEEVAIARENLVALMAEQKRIHKQKVLLERRFLELRDHGRRLEELLPRRVSSEEQREVLGLLCKVHELEIENAEMQSHALLKDNVIRQKNFVVQRFEQHRHLCDKIIQQQRQFIDDHSLLVPPHLQELYDIYMRELDERKLDRAMALDKVTTRHTIKEGSLPKISLPSQTRDNMQDVDSDQESVHNSCSDNRRGQARIRRHTLPPILPEPELDNNRVFKSSPHARQMKNSAVMTPPPIHINGKGNKELQPLVPESSLSYSHLSHSVSSHLDSSPESSEAGADVALSRTERQQILKGVQNIVVKAARRRSKALELDALRLPPPASPLDPKKQKSSLSLSEAPARGLPLWRGRQPSPELRHATSDDNLSSSTGEGSGLQVTWTRPRNRQVANKKQTPREVDFEARRKKRRSRSFEVTGQALPQTKTATAQRFRPLDSTSDPHLHINGQPQAPVLRPQYRGVPPLAKVRAPHISQQPGANAESSSVHMNNLKRGPQLRQPQPLLYITTTGMGGQRTRRH; the protein is encoded by the exons ATGGTGGTTCTGATGGACCCCATGGAGGACCCGGACGACATCCTGCGTGCCAACCGCTCCAGGGAGAAGACATACATGTTTGATGTGGCGTTCGATTACTCAGCCAGTCAG GAGGAGGTGTACCGAGCTACAACCAAAGGGCTGATTGAGGGGCTCATATCAGGCTACAACGCCACTGTGTTTGCCTACGGACccacag gttgtgggaAGACGTACACCATGTTGGGTACAGACAAGGAGCCGGGTATCTACGTTCGAACGTTAAACGACCTGTTCCGTGCCATCGAGGAAACCAGCGACGACATGCTGTACAGCGTCTCCATGTCCTATCTGGAG atCTATAATGAAATGATCCGTGACCTGCTGAACCCGTCTTCGGGCTTCTTGGACCTGAGAGAAGACTCGAAGGGAGTGATTCAGGTTGCTGGTATCACGGAAGTGTCTACCATCAATGCCCAAGAG atcaTGGAACTGCTGATGAAGGGGAACAAGCAGCGCACCCAGGAGCCCACGGCCGCCAATCAGACGTCATCTCGCTCGCACGCTGTGCTCCAGGTGGCCGTCAAGCAGCAGAGCCGCTGCCGAGACGTCCTGCAGGAGGTCCGCTTCGCACGCCTTTTCATGATCGACCTCGCCGGCTCTGAACGAGCAGCACAG ACCCAGAACCGGGGTCAGCGGCTGAAAGAGGGGGCCCACATCAACCGCTCCCTCCTGGCTTTGGGCAACTGCATCAATGCCCTGAGTGACAAAAACGGCAACAAGTACGTCAACTATCGGGACAGCAAGTTGACTCGCCTGCTAAAG GACTCATTGGGCGGGAACAGCCGAACCGTCATGATAGCCCATATAAGCCCCGCCTCCGTGGCTTTTGAGGAGTCCCGAAACACCTTGACGTATGCTGACCGTGCCAAAAGCATTCGTACCCGG GTGAAGAAGAACCTGATAAATGTGTCATACCATATTGCTCAATACACCAACATCATCTCAGACCTGCGCTGTGAGATCCAGAGGCTCAAGAAAAAGATTGCAGATCAGGCGAGCCGCCAGGTCAATTCAGACCGGGCTGACATCCGCCATGTCCAGG CCGAAGTCCAGGCCCACTCCAGTCAGCAGAGTCGGGCAGAGATGGACCAGCTGAGGGAGCAGCTCCTGGAAGCCTTTCGCCAGCAGATGGAGATCAGGAGGAGCCTGATGGaactggaaaacaacaacatggagatCCAGATCGACACCTCCAAACACCTGCTAACCATCGCAGA CTGGGAGCAGGAGCGGAGCAGGCGCAGGAGGAAGTGGCGTGctgaaaggaggaaggaaagtgTCAATAAGGATGAAAGCGAGAAGGACTCTGACTCCCCGGAGTCTCCCCCTGACAGCACCGAGACCGAGGAGGTGGCGATTGCCCGAGAAAATCTGGTCGCACTCATGGCCGAACAGAAGAGGATTCACAAACAGAAG GTACTGCTCGAACGCAGGTTTCTGGAGCTCCGGGATCACGGCCGTCGCTTGGAGGAGCTGTTGCCTCGAAGGGTGAGCTCAGAGGAGCAGCGCGAGGTCCTGGGCCTCCTCTGCAAGGTCCACGAGCTGGAGATCGAGAATGCAGAGATGCAGTCCCACGCGCTTCTCAAAGACAACGTCATCCGGCAGAAGAACTTCGTGGTGCAACGCTTCGAGCAGCACAGACACCTGTGTGACAAAatcatccagcagcagagacagttCATTGATG ACCACAGTCTGCTAGTGCCGCCCCACCTCCAGGAGTTATATGATATCTATATGAGGGAACTGGATGAGAGGAAGCTGGACAGAGCCATGGCCCTGGATAAGGTGACGACCAGACATACCATAAAG GAGGGCTCTCTGCCTAAGATCAGCCTGCCCAGTCAGACTCGTGACAACATGCAAGACGTGGACTCAGACCAGGAGAGTGTCCACAACTCGTGCTCTGATAACAGGCGGGGCCAGGCCAGAATCCGCAGACACACTTTGCCGCCCATTCTGCCTGAGCCTGAGCT GGACAATAATCGTGTTTTTAAAAGCAGCCCACATGCCAGGCAGATGAAAAACTCTGCCGTAATGACGCCGCCTCCCATCCACATCAACGGGAAAGGCAACAAAGAG ctgcagcctctgGTTCCTGAGAGCTCTCTGAGCTACAGCCACCTCAGCCACAGCGTCAGCAGCCACCTGGACTCGTCGCCTGAGAGCAGCGAGGCCGGGGCCGATGTCGCCCTTTCACGGACTG AGCGACAGCAGATCTTAAAGGGGGTCCAGAACATCGTAGTGAAAGCAGCACGTCGACGCTCCAAAGCCCTGGAGTTGGATGCTTTGCGGTTGCCCCCTCCTGCCTCACCGCTGGATcccaaaaagcagaaaagcagccTTTCGTTGAGTGAGGCGCCCGCTAGAGGTCTGCCGCTGTGGCGCGGCAGGCAGCCCAGCCCTGAGCTTAGACACGCCACCTCAGACGACAACCTGTCCAGCAGCACCGGGGAGGGAAGCGGCCTGCAGGTGACCTGGACACGGCCCCGGAACCGTCAGGTCGCCAACAAGAAGCAAACACCACGAGAGGTGGACTTTGAGGCTCGCCGCAAGAAGAGGCGTTCTCGCTCCTTCGAGGTCACTGGTCAAGCA CTTCCTCAGACAAAGACAGCCACAGCTCAGAGATTCCGCCCTCTGGACAGCACGTCAGACCCCCACCTCCACATTAACGGTCAGCCCCAGGCCCCAGTGCTGCGTCCCCAGTACAGAGGGGTCCCTCCTCTCGCCAAAGTCCGGGCACCTCACATCAGCCAACAACCAG GCGCCAATGCAGAGTCCTCCTCAGTCCACATGAATAACCTGAAGCGGGGGCCTCAGCTGCGGCAGCCCCAGCCCCTCCTCTACATCACCACCACAGGCATGGGGGGTCAACGCACACGCAGACACTGA